Proteins from one Oncorhynchus masou masou isolate Uvic2021 chromosome 12, UVic_Omas_1.1, whole genome shotgun sequence genomic window:
- the bhlha9 gene encoding class A basic helix-loop-helix protein 9 has product MMICRNLAGSGEFCEEELELCMLGQGEDNEGSDGNPKGPFQDSEGSASSPPSDDPEEGQAKKRSRPVRSKARRVAANVRERKRILDYNQAFNALRVALKHDLSGKRLSKISTLQRAINRISALSVFLSSNPPSKPCSHRECHRPAGGPLAVGMVRTSRLDPPRVTVAPRQEPQSYISWHQASLPHQLEPQQGTHPHRLPTETHLYMDSMGSSCPPSPHYPCYSTEGQLYPLHGHCGKGNPLEQLPSSIRYTQVGEGLGYQTGVWASCTQGYMDSFVDPSPALGLPWQVSYLQETASPQHNLSLL; this is encoded by the coding sequence ATGATGATCTGCAGAAACCTGGCAGGGTCAGGGGAGTTCTGTGAGGAGGAGCTGGAGCTGTGCATGCTGGGTCAGGGGGAGGATAACGAAGGGAGCGACGGAAACCCCAAGGGCCCCTTCCAGGACAGTGAGGGCTCAGCCAGCAGCCCCCCCAGCGACGATCCTGAGGAGGGCCAGGCCAAGAAGCGCAGCCGCCCAGTCCGCTCCAAGGCCCGCCGTGTGGCTGCCAATGTCCGTGAGCGCAAACgcatcctggactacaaccagGCCTTCAATGCTCTACGTGTGGCTCTCAAACACGACCTTAGCGGCAAGAGGCTCTCCAAGATTTCCACCCTGCAGAGGGCCATCAACCGCATCTCagccctgtctgtcttcctcagCTCCAACCCCCCCAGTAAGCCCTGCTCCCACCGGGAGTGCCACAGGCCGGCTGGGGGGCCATTGGCGGTGGGAATGGTGAGGACGTCACGGCTGGACCCGCCCAGGGTGACAGTCGCTCCTCGCCAGGAGCCCCAAAGCTACATCTCCTGGCACCAGGCATCACTCCCTCACCAGCTAGAGCCCCAGCAGGGCACCCATCCTCACAGGCTGCCAACAGAGACACACCTCTACATGGACAGCATGGGCTCCTCGTGTCCACCCTCACCACACTACCCCTGCTACTCCACCGAGGGCCAGTTGTACCCCTTACACGGACACTGTGGGAAAGGGAACCCCTTGGAGCAACTGCCCAGCTCTATCAGGTACACCCAGGTGGGCGAGGGGCTGGGGTACCAGACGGGGGTGTGGGCCTCCTGCACTCAGGGCTACATGGACTCGTTTGTGGACCCGTCTCCAGCCTTGGGCCTCCCCTGGCAGGTGAGCTACCTCCAGGAGACAGCAAGCCCCCAGCACAACCTGTCCCTGCTCTGA